In a single window of the Eshraghiella crossota genome:
- a CDS encoding ABC transporter ATP-binding protein, whose protein sequence is MIELKNIKKDYNSGKVVTSALKNVNLRIEDGEYVAVMGASGSGKSTLLNILGGLDKISQGTYFYNDINVGAMNNKELNRFRKEHISFIFQNYALMNFYTVYENTEVPLIARGIRKKERKSMVEKALTDVGIIDLAKKTPSEISGGEKQRCAIARALVADNDIILADEPTGSLDKTNGKNIMDIFDKLKEQHKTIILVTHDEFISGYADRIVRIEDGEITEK, encoded by the coding sequence ATGATAGAATTAAAAAATATAAAGAAAGATTACAATTCCGGAAAAGTTGTAACAAGTGCACTGAAAAATGTCAATCTCAGGATAGAGGACGGCGAATATGTTGCCGTAATGGGTGCTTCCGGCTCAGGAAAATCTACTCTGTTAAATATTCTCGGAGGACTTGATAAGATATCCCAGGGTACATATTTTTATAATGACATTAATGTTGGAGCAATGAATAATAAGGAACTTAACAGGTTCAGAAAAGAACATATAAGCTTCATATTCCAGAATTACGCATTAATGAATTTTTATACCGTATACGAAAATACGGAGGTGCCCCTTATAGCCAGAGGCATCAGAAAAAAAGAACGTAAAAGCATGGTGGAGAAAGCCCTTACGGATGTGGGAATTATTGATTTGGCGAAGAAAACCCCGTCAGAAATCTCGGGAGGTGAAAAACAAAGATGTGCCATAGCGAGAGCACTTGTGGCAGATAATGACATAATCCTTGCAGACGAGCCTACAGGTTCCCTTGATAAGACTAACGGAAAAAATATAATGGACATATTTGATAAGTTAAAAGAACAGCATAAAACAATAATTCTTGTAACCCATGATGAATTTATTTCAGGATATGCAGACCGTATAGTGAGAATTGAGGATGGTGAAATCACCGAAAAATAA
- a CDS encoding DNA gyrase/topoisomerase IV subunit B, whose translation MATKVNNVYDASSISILEGLEAVRKRPGMYIGSVSTKGLNHLIYEIADNSVDEHLAGYCDTIYVTLNNDGTATITDNGRGIPTGIHPKAGIPAVEVVFTVLHAGGKFGDGGYKISGGLHGVGASVVNALSEWLEVRIKQGGIVYEQRYERGKAVYKLRECGTCRKNDTGTSVTFLPDNTIFEKTEFKAESIENRLHETAYLNPGLTIVFENARKGEEKKVTFHEEEGITAYVKALNENKEAVHDVAYYKGSRDGIEVECAFQYVDEFQEQILGFCNNIYTAEGGTHLTGFKTQFTTVINKYARELGILKEKDVNFTGSDVRNGMTAIVAVKHPEPRFEGQTKTKLDNQDAGKVVADITAAELVRFFDRNLETLKSVIACAEKAAKIRKQEEKAKTNLLTKQKFSCDTNGKLANCESRNPEECEIFIVEGDSAGGSAKTARNRKTQAILPIRGKILNVEKASMDKVLANAEIKTMITAFGCGFSEGYGNDFDISKLRYNKIIFMTDADVDGAHIDTLLLTFFYRFMPDLIREGHIYLATPPLYKVVPKKGQGRYLYDDKALEKYRKEHEGSSFTLQRYKGLGEMDADQLWETTLNPETRILKQIEIEDAKMASDITSMLMGTDVPPRREFIHTHAHDAELDI comes from the coding sequence ATGGCAACGAAGGTCAATAACGTGTATGATGCGTCATCTATTTCTATTCTTGAAGGTCTTGAAGCAGTAAGAAAAAGACCGGGAATGTACATAGGAAGCGTGTCAACAAAGGGACTTAATCATCTTATTTATGAAATAGCGGATAACTCCGTGGACGAACATCTGGCAGGATATTGCGATACGATATATGTAACGCTTAATAATGACGGAACAGCCACGATAACGGACAACGGACGAGGAATTCCAACAGGTATTCATCCAAAGGCAGGAATTCCCGCAGTGGAAGTAGTATTTACCGTACTTCATGCCGGCGGAAAGTTCGGAGACGGAGGCTATAAGATATCTGGAGGACTTCACGGTGTAGGTGCTTCTGTTGTTAATGCACTTTCAGAGTGGTTGGAGGTAAGAATTAAACAGGGCGGAATTGTATATGAACAGCGTTACGAAAGAGGCAAGGCTGTATATAAACTGCGTGAGTGCGGTACCTGCCGTAAGAACGACACGGGTACAAGTGTAACCTTTTTACCTGATAACACAATATTTGAAAAGACTGAATTTAAGGCTGAGAGTATAGAAAACCGTCTCCATGAAACGGCATATCTTAATCCCGGTCTTACTATTGTGTTTGAAAATGCAAGAAAAGGTGAAGAAAAAAAGGTAACTTTCCATGAAGAAGAGGGTATAACCGCTTATGTAAAAGCTCTTAACGAGAACAAAGAGGCAGTACATGATGTAGCATATTATAAGGGTAGCAGGGACGGAATAGAAGTTGAATGTGCATTCCAGTATGTTGACGAATTTCAGGAACAGATACTTGGTTTTTGCAATAATATCTATACCGCAGAGGGCGGAACCCACCTTACAGGTTTTAAGACCCAGTTTACGACGGTTATTAATAAGTACGCAAGAGAGCTTGGAATACTCAAAGAAAAAGACGTTAATTTTACGGGAAGCGATGTAAGAAACGGAATGACGGCGATTGTTGCGGTAAAACATCCTGAACCACGTTTTGAAGGGCAGACTAAGACGAAGCTTGATAACCAGGATGCAGGCAAGGTTGTTGCGGACATTACGGCAGCGGAGCTGGTAAGGTTTTTTGACAGAAACCTTGAGACACTTAAATCAGTAATTGCATGTGCGGAAAAGGCAGCCAAAATTCGTAAACAGGAGGAAAAAGCCAAGACCAATCTTTTAACCAAGCAGAAATTCTCCTGCGATACCAATGGCAAACTTGCCAACTGTGAGAGCCGTAATCCGGAAGAATGTGAGATATTTATAGTAGAGGGAGATTCAGCGGGAGGCTCTGCCAAAACAGCAAGAAACCGTAAGACGCAGGCCATTCTTCCAATCAGAGGCAAGATTCTTAATGTAGAGAAAGCATCTATGGACAAAGTTCTTGCCAATGCCGAAATCAAGACAATGATAACGGCTTTCGGCTGCGGTTTTTCCGAGGGTTATGGCAATGATTTTGATATCAGTAAGTTAAGGTATAACAAAATTATATTTATGACGGATGCGGACGTTGACGGGGCGCATATAGATACTTTGCTGCTTACATTTTTCTACAGGTTTATGCCTGACCTCATAAGGGAAGGGCATATATATCTTGCTACACCTCCTCTTTATAAGGTGGTTCCTAAAAAAGGACAAGGACGATACCTTTACGATGACAAGGCACTTGAAAAATACCGTAAAGAACATGAAGGCAGCAGTTTTACACTCCAAAGATACAAAGGTCTTGGAGAAATGGATGCGGACCAGCTTTGGGAGACAACACTTAATCCGGAGACAAGAATTTTGAAACAGATAGAAATTGAAGATGCCAAGATGGCGTCGGATATTACCTCGATGCTTATGGGTACGGATGTACCTCCGAGACGTGAATTTATACACACTCATGCCCATGATGCGGAACTGGATATTTAG
- a CDS encoding DUF58 domain-containing protein, translating to MTLIFLFIALVIFEKVFIRLYEKSWNKGLGIKVGFLEGAVDEGKKGHIIEEIYNKSALPIPVVSVKFELDKSISYMDKSNVTVSDRQYRNDSMSVKAKRAYKREFEVLFSKRGVYKIEDPVLSTKDIFGVHSYSEKYEQESLIYVYPSYSRHKEIIAPYSKVMGEAIKNRYLYEDPFEFKGIRDYTGTEPMKKINWGASARTGSLKVNNYYDTTSRHAVIFLDIVNDQIWKRDDQLEECIRITRNYMETFIRNHIPVEIITNGIDGILNKPVVFEGGSDGAYVEKCLKKMAAIDINKKTERLTSYFTLNKAKNDELSILLSVDQSKAMIDAYREYLGCNEGEWICPISSKDGRNIQAGNIHVTYPEVGR from the coding sequence ATGACATTGATTTTTTTATTTATTGCACTTGTTATTTTTGAAAAAGTGTTTATAAGGTTATATGAAAAATCATGGAATAAAGGTCTTGGCATAAAAGTCGGTTTCCTTGAAGGCGCAGTAGATGAAGGAAAAAAAGGACATATAATTGAAGAGATTTACAATAAGAGTGCTCTCCCTATTCCTGTTGTAAGTGTAAAGTTTGAGCTTGATAAAAGCATTTCCTACATGGATAAGAGCAATGTTACCGTGTCTGACAGACAGTACAGAAACGATTCCATGTCAGTGAAGGCAAAAAGGGCATATAAAAGGGAATTTGAAGTTTTATTCTCAAAGCGTGGTGTTTACAAAATCGAGGACCCTGTATTAAGTACCAAAGACATATTTGGTGTGCACAGTTATTCAGAAAAGTATGAGCAGGAATCCCTTATTTATGTATATCCGTCATACAGCAGGCACAAAGAAATTATTGCACCCTATTCAAAAGTTATGGGTGAAGCAATTAAGAATAGATATCTCTATGAGGATCCTTTTGAATTTAAAGGCATAAGGGATTATACGGGAACAGAACCTATGAAAAAAATTAACTGGGGAGCTTCAGCCAGAACCGGAAGCCTTAAAGTTAATAATTACTATGATACAACAAGCCGCCATGCAGTTATTTTCCTTGATATTGTTAATGACCAGATATGGAAAAGGGATGACCAGCTTGAAGAATGTATAAGAATTACCAGAAATTATATGGAAACCTTTATAAGAAACCATATTCCTGTTGAAATAATCACCAATGGAATAGATGGTATTCTTAACAAGCCTGTAGTTTTTGAGGGCGGTTCCGATGGTGCTTATGTGGAAAAATGTCTTAAAAAGATGGCAGCAATCGATATTAATAAAAAGACAGAGAGACTGACATCCTATTTTACCCTGAATAAGGCAAAAAACGATGAGCTTAGTATTCTTCTTTCCGTAGACCAGTCGAAAGCCATGATTGACGCATACAGGGAATACCTTGGATGCAATGAAGGCGAATGGATATGTCCGATCTCATCAAAAGACGGTAGAAATATACAGGCAGGAAATATACATGTAACATATCCGGAGGTGGGACGATGA
- a CDS encoding AAA family ATPase produces MSKAEDLINNINKVIVGKNDVVELVVTSLITGGHVLIEDMPGTGKTMLCKALAKSVDANFGRVQFTPDLLPSDITGLNVYNQKTGEFVFYKGPVFCNILLGDEINRATPRTQSSLLECMEEKQVTIDRETRPLEAPFFVIATENPIETAGTFPLPEAQLDRFLMRLSMGMIGKKEERELLKQKAKGEVINNIEAVCTRQDIIEMQKEAENVYVHYELIDYICSICEATREKTDITAGVSPRGAIALMKAARSYAYIHNRNYVVPEDVKALAIPVLAHRLVLFEGFVGRKSYEDRIKAILEEIAVPTEDWSK; encoded by the coding sequence ATGTCAAAGGCAGAAGACTTAATTAATAATATCAATAAAGTAATTGTAGGAAAAAATGATGTAGTGGAGCTTGTAGTCACATCACTTATAACAGGCGGACATGTGCTTATAGAGGATATGCCGGGAACAGGTAAGACAATGCTTTGTAAGGCATTGGCTAAATCGGTTGATGCAAACTTCGGACGAGTCCAGTTTACACCCGACCTTCTGCCATCTGATATAACCGGACTTAATGTATATAACCAGAAAACAGGAGAATTTGTTTTTTATAAAGGACCTGTTTTTTGTAATATTCTTCTCGGGGATGAGATTAACAGGGCAACTCCGAGGACACAGTCAAGCCTTCTTGAATGTATGGAGGAAAAACAGGTGACTATTGACAGGGAAACAAGACCGCTTGAAGCACCGTTTTTCGTAATAGCAACTGAAAATCCTATTGAGACTGCAGGCACATTCCCACTCCCGGAAGCACAGCTTGACCGTTTTCTTATGAGACTTTCCATGGGAATGATTGGCAAAAAAGAGGAAAGAGAACTTTTAAAGCAGAAAGCAAAGGGCGAAGTAATCAATAATATTGAAGCCGTATGTACCAGACAGGATATAATTGAGATGCAGAAAGAAGCAGAAAACGTATATGTGCATTATGAACTTATTGACTACATCTGCAGTATATGTGAGGCTACAAGGGAAAAGACGGACATAACGGCCGGGGTAAGCCCAAGAGGGGCAATAGCCCTTATGAAGGCTGCAAGAAGCTATGCATATATACATAACAGAAATTATGTTGTTCCCGAAGACGTCAAGGCCCTTGCAATTCCTGTGCTGGCACACAGACTTGTACTGTTTGAGGGTTTTGTGGGACGTAAGTCTTATGAAGACAGGATAAAAGCCATACTTGAGGAGATTGCTGTACCGACAGAAGATTGGAGTAAATAA
- a CDS encoding MATE family efflux transporter, translating into MKKNYEIDMCNGPITGKMLRFALPLMLSSMLQLLFNAADIITVGKFGSEHSLAAVGSNTALINLLTNLFIGLSIGANVLVARFYGAKNGEELNETVHTAMLLSLISGLILTVTGVIFARYFLIWMKTPAEILDLATTYLKIYFLGMPAMMIYNFGSAILRAIGDTKRPLYFLAAAGVINIILNILLVVVFRLDVKGVGIATVISQTVSAILIIRCLAKSNGDIKLELKKLRLSRGKIGAILRIGLPAGLQGSIFSLSNVVIQSSVNIFGPVVVKGNSAAQNLEGFVYFSMNAFHHATLSFTSQNMGAKKYDRLGKILKNGLCLAILFGAGFGGTVILFGRNLLSIYTNDGAAISAGMTRLYIITGTYTLCGIMDVMVGAIRGIGYTVLPTIVSLIGACALRLVWLATVFRIPKFHTINTVYLSYPITWLVTIIAHVICYIIIRKKNRFGEMQ; encoded by the coding sequence ATGAAAAAAAATTATGAAATTGATATGTGTAACGGACCAATTACGGGAAAAATGCTTCGTTTTGCATTGCCGTTAATGTTGTCAAGCATGCTGCAGCTTTTATTCAACGCTGCGGACATAATTACCGTAGGTAAATTCGGAAGTGAACATTCTTTAGCGGCAGTTGGTTCAAACACGGCACTTATAAATCTTTTAACCAATCTTTTTATCGGTTTGTCAATCGGTGCTAACGTACTTGTGGCAAGGTTTTACGGTGCAAAAAACGGAGAAGAACTTAATGAAACGGTTCATACTGCCATGCTTTTAAGCCTTATTTCAGGACTTATACTGACAGTTACCGGCGTAATATTTGCAAGATATTTTCTTATATGGATGAAAACTCCGGCAGAGATACTGGATCTTGCAACTACATATCTCAAGATATATTTTCTCGGTATGCCGGCGATGATGATTTATAACTTCGGAAGTGCGATTTTAAGGGCGATAGGCGATACCAAACGCCCGTTATATTTTCTTGCGGCAGCAGGTGTGATTAATATTATTCTCAACATTCTTCTTGTTGTGGTATTCAGACTTGACGTTAAAGGTGTGGGAATAGCAACCGTTATATCCCAGACCGTATCTGCAATATTGATTATCAGATGCCTTGCGAAAAGCAACGGAGATATAAAGCTGGAGCTTAAAAAACTCAGATTAAGCCGGGGTAAGATTGGTGCCATTTTAAGAATAGGTCTGCCTGCCGGGTTACAGGGTTCTATTTTTTCGCTTTCCAACGTAGTTATCCAGTCATCGGTTAATATTTTCGGTCCGGTTGTGGTAAAGGGCAACTCTGCGGCACAGAACCTTGAAGGTTTTGTATACTTTTCAATGAATGCTTTCCACCATGCAACTTTATCTTTTACGAGCCAGAATATGGGTGCAAAAAAATATGACAGACTTGGCAAAATACTTAAAAACGGCTTATGTCTCGCCATATTGTTTGGCGCCGGTTTTGGCGGAACGGTAATACTGTTTGGCAGAAATCTTTTATCCATATATACTAATGACGGCGCCGCAATAAGTGCCGGAATGACAAGACTTTATATAATAACCGGAACTTATACTTTATGCGGAATTATGGATGTAATGGTTGGTGCAATAAGGGGAATCGGCTATACTGTACTCCCGACAATCGTATCCCTTATCGGAGCCTGTGCATTGAGACTTGTGTGGCTTGCTACAGTTTTCAGAATCCCGAAATTCCATACGATTAACACAGTATATTTATCTTATCCCATAACGTGGCTTGTTACAATCATAGCCCATGTTATCTGTTATATCATAATAAGAAAAAAGAATAGATTTGGAGAAATGCAATGA
- a CDS encoding DNA gyrase/topoisomerase IV subunit A has product MAETILKTEYSDVMQKSYIDYSMSVITARAVPDVRDGLKPVQRRVLYAMNELGLNYDKPHRKSARIVGDAMGKYHPHGDSSIYETLVVLEQDFKKGMALVDGHGNFGSIEGDVAAAMRYTEARLKKFTQDVYLKDLDKDVVDFVPNFDETEKEPSVLPVRVPNLLINGAEGIAVGMTTSIPTHNLTEVINGVEAYLDNEDITTAELMEYIPGPDFPTGGIVINKSELADIYESGVGKVKVRGKVVFEPGKKKTDKDKLVITEIPYTMIGTGIGKFISDVVDLIETKKTQDITDISNESSKEGIRIVLELKKNADVKKLEHLLYKKTKLEDTFGVNMLTIADGRPEVLGLRDIIRYNVEFQYEINTRKYTTLLKKEYDNKEIKEGLIKACNIIDLIIEILRGSTNLKQAKNCLISGDTEGIRFKSDKSEKDAKKLHFTERQATAILELRLYKLIGLEIEALEKEYEETLARIAEYEEILGSKKVMKKTIKKDLERIKKEYGMERLTVIEDGEVAVYEEPKFVEQEVVFIMDRFGYAKTIDTASFERNKETIYAENKYVFKCLNTEKICIFTDNGNLHQVKVVNIPFTKFRDKGTPIDNLGNYNSAGEEIIYLCASKQLEGRKFLFVTKQGMMKLVDGSEFDASKKTVASTKLNIGDSIAMIHVTDAVSEITLESDGTIISSQTVVLQTENGYFLKFPLNEIPEKKKSAAGVRGIKLEKEDKIAEVYLIPENADISIDYKGKEVSLKKLKTAKRDGKGTKLRA; this is encoded by the coding sequence ATGGCTGAGACAATTTTAAAAACAGAATATTCTGATGTAATGCAGAAATCATATATAGATTATTCCATGAGCGTTATTACCGCAAGAGCAGTTCCGGATGTAAGGGACGGGTTAAAACCTGTCCAGAGGCGTGTATTATATGCCATGAATGAGCTGGGACTTAACTACGACAAGCCTCACAGAAAGTCGGCACGTATCGTAGGTGACGCCATGGGTAAATATCATCCACACGGTGACAGTTCAATTTATGAGACCCTTGTTGTACTTGAACAGGATTTTAAAAAAGGTATGGCACTTGTGGACGGACACGGTAACTTTGGTTCAATAGAAGGTGACGTAGCCGCTGCAATGCGATATACGGAGGCAAGACTTAAGAAGTTTACACAGGACGTATATCTTAAAGACCTTGATAAAGATGTGGTTGATTTTGTTCCTAATTTTGATGAGACGGAAAAAGAACCTTCCGTACTTCCTGTAAGAGTTCCCAACCTGCTTATTAACGGAGCGGAGGGAATTGCCGTAGGTATGACTACGAGTATTCCTACACATAATCTTACGGAAGTAATTAATGGTGTGGAGGCATATCTTGACAATGAAGATATTACAACTGCCGAACTTATGGAATATATTCCGGGCCCCGATTTCCCAACCGGCGGGATTGTAATTAATAAAAGCGAGTTAGCTGATATATACGAAAGCGGCGTGGGCAAGGTTAAGGTACGAGGCAAAGTTGTATTTGAGCCCGGTAAAAAGAAAACCGATAAAGACAAGCTTGTCATAACGGAAATTCCTTATACAATGATTGGCACCGGAATCGGTAAGTTTATATCCGATGTTGTGGACCTTATAGAGACAAAAAAGACACAGGATATCACCGATATTTCTAACGAATCCTCTAAAGAGGGCATAAGAATTGTACTTGAACTGAAGAAAAATGCGGACGTTAAGAAACTTGAACATCTTTTATACAAGAAGACTAAGTTGGAAGATACTTTTGGTGTCAATATGCTTACAATAGCCGACGGCAGACCGGAGGTTCTTGGACTCAGGGACATAATCAGATACAACGTGGAATTCCAGTATGAAATTAACACAAGGAAATATACAACCCTTCTTAAAAAGGAATATGACAATAAAGAAATTAAAGAAGGCCTTATAAAGGCATGCAATATCATTGACCTTATTATAGAGATTCTAAGAGGAAGCACTAACCTTAAACAGGCAAAAAACTGCCTTATTTCAGGCGATACCGAGGGAATCAGATTTAAGTCTGACAAGTCCGAAAAAGATGCTAAAAAACTTCATTTTACGGAGAGACAGGCAACGGCAATTCTTGAATTAAGACTTTATAAACTCATTGGACTTGAAATAGAGGCTCTCGAAAAAGAATACGAGGAGACTCTCGCAAGGATAGCCGAATATGAGGAAATTCTCGGCAGTAAAAAGGTCATGAAAAAGACTATAAAAAAAGACCTTGAAAGAATTAAAAAAGAATATGGAATGGAACGCCTTACGGTAATAGAGGACGGCGAAGTGGCTGTATATGAGGAACCAAAGTTTGTAGAGCAGGAAGTTGTATTCATAATGGACCGTTTCGGCTATGCAAAGACTATTGATACTGCATCTTTTGAACGTAACAAGGAGACAATATATGCCGAAAATAAATATGTTTTCAAATGTCTGAACACAGAGAAAATATGTATTTTTACTGATAATGGTAATCTTCACCAGGTAAAAGTAGTGAATATACCTTTTACCAAATTCCGTGATAAAGGAACTCCTATAGATAATCTTGGTAATTACAACAGCGCAGGAGAAGAAATTATATATCTTTGTGCGTCAAAACAGCTTGAAGGCAGAAAGTTCTTGTTTGTTACAAAACAGGGCATGATGAAACTTGTGGACGGAAGTGAATTTGATGCATCAAAGAAGACTGTTGCATCAACCAAATTAAATATTGGTGACAGCATAGCTATGATTCATGTTACGGACGCAGTATCTGAGATTACATTGGAGAGTGACGGCACTATAATCAGTAGCCAGACCGTTGTTTTACAGACAGAAAACGGATATTTTCTTAAGTTTCCGTTGAATGAGATTCCTGAAAAGAAGAAATCGGCAGCAGGTGTAAGAGGCATTAAGCTTGAAAAAGAGGATAAAATCGCAGAAGTATACCTCATACCTGAAAATGCTGATATTTCCATTGATTACAAAGGAAAAGAAGTATCCCTTAAGAAATTAAAGACAGCTAAAAGAGACGGCAAGGGAACTAAGTTAAGAGCATAA